Below is a window of Quercus robur chromosome 6, dhQueRobu3.1, whole genome shotgun sequence DNA.
aaagcATTATAAATTAgcttaaaatgataaatatttaaaggggaaattacactttgtcTATTTGTAGTTTGTCCAAAAAATACTTTGCCTActtgtggtttaaaaattgGCACTTTATCCACCTGAGGTAAGCTATGTCTATCTCCAATTATCCACATCTGGTAAAAATATggataaatttgtatttttgctacccttttatgtctctttcctcacaaaacataaaaaaccagaaaaatcaagagaaaagaagatctaaaagttaggttttgtaaaaattaaaacctaacttAAAAGGAAGAATAACTTATAGGTTTTGTGTTATCTTATAAAAATTATCCTTTTTTGAGCTTCTGAAGTTGGTATCAATTACAGGTTAGTAGGAGGGTAACAAAACTTTAAACCCAAACACTCATCATAAGACATGGGATCAGAATTAAGTAAACTAGAACATACACCAAAAATTTCCTAATTTATGACCTTATAAACCAAAGTGAACCCCACTAACCTACCACCTTTGTTGGAGTTGTTGTTAAAGTAAAGACAAACCCAATCGTCCAAACACCTCTTGAACACAGCCTTAAAACACAAGATTGAAGAAAACCCAGAAAGCCAAAACATGAAAAAAGCAACATTTCGTTACAGTGGGTGAGTCAAGGGCATCAACTAGGCAGAATGCTTAAGAGCAAAGACCCAGTTGGAGTCGTTGGACAAGTCAAGCATGGACTAACTCTACCTAAAAGCAAGGAAATTTGGAAAAAGGAAACCATTCTTTGGTATTGTACATGAAGAGGAGCGTGGAACCCAAGAAGAATCAAAGAGGGTGGGTGAGGAAAAATCTGGTGCCAAAGGAAAAAAGGATtaggttttaaaataaagaagatgcaaaagttaggttttaagttttataaagtctagtttttagagttttttctcttgatttttttaactttttatattttgagaggagagagacataaaaagggtagcaaaaatacaaatttacctttatttttagcaGAGGTGGATAACTGGAGACAGACAGAATttacctcaggtgggtttagTGTCAATTCGTAAACCATAGATAAGCAAAGTATTTTTCGAGTAAACTACGGGTggacaaagtgtaatttttccaTATTTAAAAGATTAACttgaaattcaagtttcaataatataGACATTATGCTtatatttggaaagaaaaaaatgctaaaattttaaacttgtgTATTATTGTTGAATGCAAAATACATTATATGTTTTATCgcataaaacttacaaaaatagaaaataattttaaataacacaTGTACCATTTAACTTACAAATTTACATTGTATTcttataaaatgattatattacattttctcACACATGGTGTGAGTTTGTAACTAgatattaataattttcatgCTTTTGAAAATTGGATCATAGTCTGACTGCATTACTAAACTAcatcattttgtttttcaataataaaaacacaataatttttttgtcatgTATCTGTTCATGTAGGTTCCgaaattacatttttgtttCTGTAATGTCAAATGGGAGGCCCCACTAGGATGCAGAAGAagcctatttcttctttaaatccGTTTGGAATCTTTGGATGCCTCTTCTTGCTAAAAGCTGCTTATTGCTTAAGTATAAATGttcctagaaaaaaaaagagatttaaaaaaattgcatataaTCAAATAAGCTAAATTCAGAAACCATAGACAAACACACACCTGTTATAAACTATGCTTATATTCAATGATTAATATACTATAATTAGGCTGAAATATATAGGGTTACATTTTTGAATTAAGCAGTGTtcctatatattataataactcCGTAATTGAAGTCTCCTCAAAATGCTATTTCCCCAACAATATCATAGGCCTTGCTATTTTGTCTAGTTAATGAACAATATTTTGATACTTTACAATTTTAATTATCTGATCAAGTCTTTTGTCATTTTGTAGTATGTTCAAATATAATTGGGACTAATAATCCAGATGATCCTATACATTTGCATCCAATAAAATTCAGTATTCATTGTACAAGATTCTCTCACTTTTAATAGCTTAAAGAAAAGTGGTTGGTAGACAATCCGACCTCTAATTTTGGAGAGATTGACTCCTATACTCAAATTTAGGACAAATCGTTTTAGTGAAGGCTAGTTACCATAACAATAAGGTCTAACCTCAATGAATTTGCTTCTGATTCATGAAAAAAGAATCTTTGGCTCATCATCGTGTCTAGAGCATATTAAACTATTCCATGTATAATGCTCAGTAGATTCTTTTTGGGGCACGTATTCGAGAATTATGTGAGCTTATTGCTTAGGAGACACCAATCATGCCAAGCAAAATGAATAAGAATAGGCCAAAACATAAGAAGAACAAGTTGGGTTATTATTTTACAGAGTACACCAttcttcttaatatatatatatatagggtgaACCAAGTCTTACAGTAGAGATGAACATTAAACTATTGGAAACTGGAAAGTTATACCACTcacaaatatattaaaaagtaGAGACTTTGGAAAACATATTGTATTAAACAGGATTACGCAGTCACTAACCTAAAGCCGAACCAAGTGTTGGGGAAGAAACACTGGGACGTATATTtgatacaaaaataatgttagtTCTACACACTTTCACACACACTCACAATCTGTCATATAGGACAGTTAGCAAAGTGTGCGTGAAAATGTGTGGTACAAGTTTTATAAAAGAGATTACATAAAAGCAGGTAAAACACACATGTAAGACCCCAAATTGTAGTTCGACTGTTCAAGCACCAAGAAATCCCAAAGAAAACTCAGAAGCTGCTACAAGTTGAACCATATGCAGCCAAGAAGATGAACAGGAAGATGAGCTGAAGGGGCATCTCTATGATAGCGCCATTAGAAGAATTTTCACCAGTCGATGGAACTGTTTTAGATCCAGCTCCTGCATCCATTCACATGTAAAGATGAACATTATTGTTATGGGTTCTGGTAATGAACACTGGTATCAGAGTTTCCACTATCACAACATATTGATCCTTTAAGATAATGCGTAATTATCTTTTTGTTTAGGGAAGTGACATAGTTTCCAATGATAATGCTTTCACTTTGAAGATGAATTTATGACACTcaaatgaaaatcaaaacatCATTGAATAATATTCACATCTTTGACGCTAAAGACATCATGACCGTTTGAGTTCTATCATGGTTACTgctaaacttttatataaatGCTGGAGTTGGTATTCGaatttaaaaaaagacaaattaatCAATGTAATTCTGACATTTCATTGAAGCTTGCTTTGATTGCTCAAGACTTATTAGAACTCTTCTTGCAGAAGGATGGGCAACAAAATATTTAGTTTGAAAATAACAGATTGTATTGTGATACCCCACCTTATGTGGATTGGATTGAAGGTAAACCAGTGAATCAGAATTAAACCTttgtatatatatcattaattttaagaaaaatttggtTGCATATTTCAGATTGTCAAGTACCTGATGTTGATGAGCTAGTTGAAGAGTCACTAGGTGAGCCTTCTGGTGAACCAACTGGTGATGTTGTGGGTCCATTAGCAGCTGCCCcaatttaaatttaatcaaCAACTCTATGTTATGCAGTTTGATATAtcactaaaattgaaaatgaaatgttAGTTTGAAATTTACCATTGCACTTGCTGACAGGTGGAGTTTGCACATTACAAGCGGCTGGGAGCCCAAGGGCAAGTGTTTGATTGATTGTAACACCCAGTGATGCACCACCACCATTAAGTACTGTGCAAAGGCATTGTGGCTGTGATTGTACAACACTAGCGAGTTGTGAGCAACATGAAGTAGATGGGGTTGAGGAGCTCCCACTGACATAGTTAAGGCATGGAGCCATGCCAATAAGCACATTGGTGCAACCTGATTGAGCAGCGGCTCTTGCCCAAAGCATGCTCACTAGGATCAAGGCTAGACCCATATCAATCCCTCTTAAGGCCATGGATAGTTGAAGATCTTTCGGTTGTGTCCCAAATGTCTAGTAGTGAAGGAAATTGTGTTGCACTTGGGTTGAAAAGTGGAGGGGACTAATTTATACTCAGCCTAAAAGGTTTCATTTGTATTATTTTGGGCTCATGATTTCCAATAGTGTTTTGTTTGGTAAACTAAACAGGCTATATCAGGTAAGGTTTGCTATTATTATAAGAAATCTCTAATGTGTCATGTAAAGACGTTAAGACCTATGTAAATTGGTGTTGCTCTTATTGCAAGCTACGTGTCTTTATGTGTATGAAGGGCAATAAGCATCCCGGAGAAGAAAATGACCTTATATAGGATAGACATAGGCAATCAGGTCACCTAAGTTCCTAACCACGAAAGTATATACCATCTAGACTGAGTCTACAAGTTTTTATTCCGGAGTATGAAGGCTAATTCCATCTCTGTAGCCCTTTTGTTATTCATAGCTGTTGTAAAGAAGACCTCATGGGACTTGTGGAGAACTAAGTTTCATTCAATAAGCTCACATGTAGCCAATCTAAGGTCTTTGATTGGCAAAGAACAAGAAGCACTGAGACCGTTAACAATGTATGCTTTTGGCTTCAATAATTAATTATCCTATGAGTGATGCCAATGCAAGCCACCAGAGTCTAGCAGTGGAATACAAATCTCTCATACCATTTTTTGTGAATCACTTTATgttccaccaatcacaacttactatgtgtatgatttttttccattttctacttcagttattttataattaaggaAAGTAAAATCAATACATGGCAAGTTGTGATTTGTGGAACATAGAGTGGTATCAAAAAATGATACAAATTATTTGTATTCCTAAAAGTGAGGCCTTAATATAACATGTTACATGtagaagttttttattttttatttatttatattttatttttttaagtctatGGGTTTTAGATCCAATTATATTATGTTAAGGTTTCCTTAATGGATGCCCTTAAGGCATTTGTTAATGAACCTAAAAGcttaaaaatgtgttaaaaatataagaGCTGTTTAGatcccccaaattaaagttacggtttgatagattttacactaacttaatactaagtgcggaatagtgtaaatgcgagcggataaacaaataagctactctaatccataatcAAGACAACATAGCAGTAAAAAGAATGTAAAAAAGTagggaaaagagatgcaaacacaagataatatgccgatatgttatcgaagaagaaGCCGAAGAACTCAGCAAAAAATCTCTCCGTCGTCCTCCGGAGTGGTAATCTATCCACTAaacaattagttgggatacatgggttagcaagagaccctccaagtctaatctacccgatgtacctaaaccctccaagctcctactctaacaagacttctcggaaccgtgtcttgtctagctatccagatcccgcaacaagctctatgttgcatctgccatccttggcttcttctaATGCTTCCTAACAGCATCAAACTATCACTTAATACTTTGAAAatgtgtggtaagtgtttgggctatcaacctctcaataatatggaaatggagaggtaggagttgaggaaaatccataAGTAATTgcgtagaggattgtgggtataacaatttctaactctcaaggtttatggctagggttttctctttgaaacactcctcaacttttgtgggtaatgtgggtatatatagtgtgggtatagaaagtgtgtatcagatagcacAATCTAACAAAACAGAATATTTCAcgggtgtctcgcgggaaggcttTACCTGTAAGATACTCGTGAAACATAACTGTCTCAATCTGtactaactcttcgcattccagtcatgtgtagGACACATGTATCACTTCGCGGGATGCTAGGTCAcgagctacccgcgaaaacCTCTTTAATCTTTAGtagcttgagtcttcagactctctctctatcacataacccttacaattaaatttcacaataaatacaaggaacaaaagattgaataaagtTACAATcgaatttggcacggaattaaagccaataaAACACATattataaattacaactttacagaactattttaggaaagttgttatactacttttatgagaaatataaaagactataaataaaataaaataaaaatcagttgCTTTTTAATCACTATTCTTGAAATTTCTACCTATGAATCTTCTATCTAATTATATTAACCAATATTCTTATAACTTCTACCCCATTCAGTCCTTCCCTTACGTGTGAGAGTCACTATAACATTCCTATTTCATAGAAATTTGTTTCAAGTGATCAACCTACGATCAAAAAAACACTCGAGTATTTAGGCTTTGACCGAATGACTGTTTCATATTTATTGGTTTCCACACTCTTTTTACATCATGTATTAAGCGTGGAACATTGCTTGGAAAATGTGAACACCATataagaaaaagggaaataTTGTATAAAGTGGTGTACATTCATGCGTGAAACAataattctcttctttttttattttttatttatagagcATGGTGCCGCACGGCATAGGCCGGAACTACCTAGGGGTTGAGGGGGCCATGGCCCGCCagcctttgaaaaaaaaattccctagtatatatattaacataaaaaatttacttttagttctaaaaataatatactTGGCCCCTTCTCCCTAACAATTTACAAGCTAACCcatgaaaccaaaaatgaaaaaaattatcaaattatccatTGTCTAGTTGTCCCAAGAAAAACATTTAGCTAAACATTTGGACAATTTATAAATCTGGACGACAAggaaaactacaaaaaaaatcacatattcagataataataaaaaaaatctttggacattgtctaagtaatatatatatatatatatatatatatatatataatcaattataaaccctagcaaaacaaatcacaaaaactcAATAATCTTTACCCAATTTTTACCTCTAATTTGAGAGCTCTTTGTCCATCTCAAATGACTCCACCTCATAGTCACAGAGACAACTCCTATATTATTAATCACTCCATCCACACACCAATTAGTGTCACCAGCAACTTGGATCAGTTGGTATCTTTAACTcaacccataaaaaaatttatttttttaaagagttctGCTCTTTAACGCAACCTgcgggaattttttttttttttttgaatgatagaattttattaatttttaatgttttattaactTTGAGACACACTTGGCATGCATACATAAATTTAATACACGTGTGAAACAACAATCTACTGTTTTGTGCCTTACCTAAATTGCCATTAGCATGTGTGTGATTAGTCTATTGGTAATAAACTTTGTGCCTTAGCTAATTTGATGTAGTGATGagaaaaactttattatttacaCACTTGAAGACTCAAAGTTACCGTTCATTATCCTGTGCTTATTTAACAagtctctttttctcttctctttttactactttttcaaaatgaatttttttaaaggaaaagatCTCACATCTTTATACTACCTCAACCTTCACCCagtaattataaataaaaaattccttaaCCAAGACACTGATAATTgtctcacctttttttttgctgaatattaGTGCATGATGTTgattaaccattattttagttgtttattAATGTAATACTAGACATGGATTTAACTTATAACTAtagtttttgcatttttttaaaatctatttattCATTGCATTATGAAGTTATTAGTTATAGAATTATGTGAAAAGaataaatagattttaaaataaaattataatgtaGATAGAATAACGAATTGGTCTAACCTCACTTAGACCTTGAAAATATCAAGACGTGCCAATTGACTTAAAGAACTCTTgattataaatatctattattgattttaaatgaagaaaaaattcaaaaaaaaaagttaatactAATAATGCATCATTGTTAACCTTTAGTATTAATAttccaactttttaaaattcttaaacAAAGAACTTTGGCCCTCCTAAGTTTGAATCTTGGTTCCGTCCCTGATGGGCCATCTCAACGCCCAACGATTTGGGTGTTGCAAAAAGGAATGACTTTTATAAATACTGAGAAGACTTGGGTCTTATTGGGCGCTATGTGTGGTCTGGGCCTACACTAGGCTCCACATTTGATGAAGACTTGGGTTTTCAGTGGGCCGAAAAGAAAACCTAGCAACTTATGATGCAGTTTTGAACTCTCAGTGGGCCAACGCCCAATCTGTATGACTTCTTCTATTGAATTTCCATGGGCTTGAGTTACACAAAACCCACTAGAAAAAGGGCCCTAAAAATGGACTAGTGGTGTTACCCAGTTTTTGTCTCTCATCCAATGAGACTAGTATGGAATGACTAGATGCCACTCTTATCCTCTATCATTTTGTTTTGGCATCAATTTACCACTTTCATAAGAACTTGAGACAATCATAGCAGAGGACAATAGCTTTCCCTTGTTATTAttaaaatgaaggaaaagaaaatgctGATATTTTATTGACCTAATCGTTCTTaaggattttcttaaaataaaaatgaatccAATAGTTATAATGAGAGAAAGAGGGTTTAAATCCGGTAtgtttccattaaaaaacaTTAAGAGATACCAGTTGAGCTCCAAAACTATGCTTAAGATTTAGGAAATGCTAATTATTATTACGTGACTTATGGtacttaatgattttttttttttttttttttgtgcgcgtgtgtttttaatttttaattattattattattattatttcactAGGCAAGTAAAATCCGAGACAATGAATTTGCTCAGGAAAATTAGGTATTGGCTGAAtcataaaaagaatttttacTAGATTAAATGGCCAATGATAGACTGACACAAAATGAGTGAAGGGGCGACCAGGTGATCTGCCAGAAATGCAAAGTCAAAGTAAAAGGCTACACACAGAGCTGACACAACATACTAGTTCCACCTACTCAAGCTACTTATAATTTCAAATAGATTAGTTATGGTAGTTGAGCTCCAAAACCAACTTCAAATCCACCTAGGTAGTAGTATGTTCCCTCCACTTCTGCTTCCTGACCTGCTCTGCCTATAAATTCCCACCTTCTCATCCCTAAAACACCAAATTCACAAACCCAACTTTTCTTTGCTCTCTTAAAACCTTTAATCCCTTCCATTTCTCAAACTCCTACACTCAACATCAAGTAACATATTTCACAATGGCTTTCCCTAGTTTTGTTCCAATGTTGGCAATGATTGTGGTCTTGATTATTCCAGTTTATGGGCAAATCAATAGCCCATGCAGTGCTTCAATGATTTCTAGCTTCAGTCCTTGCATGGGTTTTGTAACAAATAGCAGTGCCAATGGTACCTCACCAACTGCTGCCTGTTGCAACTCTCTAAAGTCCCTCACAAGTGGTGGCATGGGTTGTTTGTGCCTCATTCTAACTGGAAATGTTCCCTTCCAAATACCCATTAACAGGACCATGGCCATTTCTCTTCCTAGTGCTTGTAACATGGCTGGTGTCCCTGTCCAATGCAAAGgtaaaatcttttgtaaaaCATTTCATTAGGTAGGTCTTTATAGTACTGTTCTATCAACCTATGGAGAcactaatgaaattttttgtacaTTTGCAGCCTCTGCTTCACCACTTCCTGCTCCAGGTACCCTTCCGATTTCCTAATTTGAACTATCActatttctactttttttttttccccacaactaatttttcattttttttcatataaaaaatttacctagaaagaaaattaagtaTAGAAAAGTTACTTTAAGAAGGTGCAATTTGAAACCAAATTACTAAACAGGCACACTTAGACTAATCCTCAGGTCTGTGTAGCTATCCCATTTTACacaagaataagaaatttaCTATTTCTACATATTGTTACTGACATTTTTATAGCTCATACTTTAGAGGCCTTAGTTGGCCAAGATAACTCtgcatttttttccccttattgtGGGTCCATTTACATGTTGGAAATTGATTGGCAGGTCCTATCTCACTTGCGCCAACACCTCTTCCTGAAGCCTCTTCTCCTAGTCCTAAAGGTATTATGCAAACTATCAATCATAATTCATAGCTATAGTAATTAGAAGACATACATATTATGGTTTGAGTTATTGGTGCTACTAATGCTtgatattaatataaaataatgataaattatcaactgtttcaaaaaattaaactattaatgaataataaatttaatcatataaccataattctaactaataatttattttgttgatcaGCTTCTTCTGTCACAGAACCACCCACATCGCCTGCTCTGGCACCGGAAGCTGACACAACACCACTTTTAACACCTCCATCTACAACAAGTTCTGAAGCTCCAACTGCTACTACTGGGAGCCGTCCGGTTCTGACCCCATCTTCTGCCATGCCCTCTCACAGTCTCTCATCATCTCTTCTGCTATTTGCATTAGGACTGTTTGTTATGAGCTACTGCTAGGTCCCTGGCATACACTTTATATCGTTTGATAAGCATTAATTTTGAGTGTGGTActattgttttgggcttgttTAGATTATTGACAGCCCTATTggatatttatttaattatacgAGATTGCATTCTTTGTAATATACATGTATTGGTGGAAATAAAGGTTTGGTTATGCTTTAGAATAATTTCTTCATTGTTAGAGAGGAAGGTCCAAGCTCCATGAGCCCATGTCTAGGCTTAGGTGGGCTTTTAGGCCCACAATCTAGGCCCAAATCAAGAACTTTCGCCAAACTAGTTAGCTGATCAAAAAGTATTTGCCCTGAAAAGTCTACTATTGACCCGATCACTCTCTATGCATGGGTTTTTGAATGGGGCCTCCATCCCCAGTGTGTGGGAGATGACCGATTGACACACAACTCGACATAATTGGGCCCAAGCATGAGTGCAATCTTCATTTATATAATACTTGATTAActtacaacacttttttttttggagacaCATTGGCAACATAATCACTCTCAATGCTAATATGGGATAAGATATAAAAAGCCATCTCAAGGCATGGTCAAACTAGCTAGAAGATCTAATTTTGGCCATTGAACAAACTTGCACAATACAAATAACTATAGAATatttttacttcaaaaaaaaaaaaaaactatagaatATTTCAAGAAtacaattaataaatatatactttccCCTCTTACATAAATATTGAATCCCATTAACTAAAATTATTATGAGaactattatttaaatatgTATACAACAAAATTATACGCGCGCGCACACGTGTGCGTGAGTGTAAACACAAAGATAGATACACTTTTGAGCTAACGGTAAAATTAAAGACTAAATTTGCACATACTATTTACTCATATGAACTCATGCAAATAATGCATGAAAATCGTGATTTTAAGTCATCATCTCTGAATATTTTATGCGTGTACGAACGAATTTATAAAAGTATGTACAATAAACATGactcaaaattaaatatatgtttCATGTATCATGTATGCACTATTGAATTCTCTAGGTAAGACTAACCTGCCAAACCTATTTTGCAAACGCATTTCTATGGCAATGGCTTCCAAGCGCTCCCCATTGTGCACCATTTTTATCCTATTCATGCTCTTCTCTTGCTCTCCATCTCTTGCTAGCTCCTCTACCTCAACCCCTACTTTCCCAAGTACCATTTGCAACTCCACACCCCATCCATCATTCTGCAAATCCAACTTACCACCAAATAAGCTCAGCACCATTCATGACTATGGCATGTACTATCTTCACCAGTCCTTATCATTTGCAAAAGGCTTTCTTTCGCTAGTCAAATCATACCCAATAGTATTCCATTCCTCATATTCTATATCCGCCATTCATACCCTCAAAGATTGTCAGCTTTTAGCCGACTTGAACGTGGATTTCTTGTCAAAAACGTTCCAAACTATTATCTCCACAAACAGTCTAAGTAGCATGCAAGTCGAGGATTTGCATACATTGCTTAGTGCCACTTTGACAAACCAAGAAACATGTTCTGATGGTCTTTTAGAGTTAACATCTGAATTTGACTCTAGCCTTAAAAATAGTCTCTTGGGTCCTCTCTCTAATGGAACTAAGCTGCATAGCATATCACTTGCGCTTTTTAAGCATGGTTGGGTTCCAAGGACAAACACAAAGAGTTTCCCAACAGAAAGAAACCACAATATGTTTTCCAATATGGAAAAGATTATGAATGgtctttttcctttcaaattgTCCGTAACTGGAAGGAGGTTGCTTCAAACAACCCTTGGAAATGTATTGGTGAGCCGAACGGTGTTTGTGAACCCAGATGGTAGTGGAGACTTCACCACTATCAATCATGCTGTGGCTGCTGCACCAGAAAATACTGATATTAGTAATGGATACTTTGTCATTTACATTGCAGCTGGAGTTTATAATGAGTATGTTTCCATTGATAATAACAAGCGCTATTTGATGATGATTGGGGAAGGTATCGGCCGGACTGTGATCTCAGGCAATCACAACAATGCGGATAATTGGACTACATTTAATTCTGCAACATTTGGTAAGCACCAATATTGGAACTCATAAATTAAATAAGGTAATATCTTATATTAACATTTAAGATTAGATCTTATAAGATAAGATCTTAGAACCCATTTTCACCTCccttgtatgtgtgtttgtttgtttctcaaaaaaagaaaaaagaatagatcttataaaaaaacatatttaagaTTAGATAGATGTGATAAACTCTATAATAAAAAGTCATATATTCTACGCTAtagttattttaaattttattaaaaattttgtggaAATTAATATTGTTGATAGGACAAAAGTTAGGCATTGTTCCTTAAGTGTAACATGTtagtttttttaagaaaatttaaacATATGGTTGTATTgactaataaaacaaaaaccataTTGTCTTATCTCAgggaaattaaatttaatgcatctatatatttaaatataattgaagAACCTAATTAATGTACTATACTTAAGAAATTGAACTTAAACGTTACCCTCGGTGATAAACCCATCTCCCTTCCTTCGACCAATATAATTTTATGATACTACCTTTGTTATGATGATCTATAATTCTATGCACTATAATTTCTATTTCAGCTGTTGGTGGGCAAGGGTTTGTTGCTAAGGAAATATCCTTTCGTAACACTGCCGGACCAAGGAAGGCCCAAGCTGTGGCTGTACGAAATGGGGCCGACCTGTCCACATTTTATAGATGCAGTTTTGAAGGCTATCAAGACACATTATATACCCATTCTCTTAGGCAATTTTATAAAGAATGTGATATTTATGGTACAATTGATTTCATATTTGGCAATGCAGCAGTTGTGTTCCAAGATTGCAACATTTATCTACGACTTCCATTACATGGTCAATGCAATGTTATCACTGC
It encodes the following:
- the LOC126689473 gene encoding non-specific lipid transfer protein GPI-anchored 5-like; this encodes MALRGIDMGLALILVSMLWARAAAQSGCTNVLIGMAPCLNYVSGSSSTPSTSCCSQLASVVQSQPQCLCTVLNGGGASLGVTINQTLALGLPAACNVQTPPVSKCNAANGPTTSPVGSPEGSPSDSSTSSSTSGAGSKTVPSTGENSSNGAIIEMPLQLIFLFIFLAAYGSTCSSF
- the LOC126689474 gene encoding non-specific lipid transfer protein GPI-anchored 20 yields the protein MAFPSFVPMLAMIVVLIIPVYGQINSPCSASMISSFSPCMGFVTNSSANGTSPTAACCNSLKSLTSGGMGCLCLILTGNVPFQIPINRTMAISLPSACNMAGVPVQCKASASPLPAPGPISLAPTPLPEASSPSPKASSVTEPPTSPALAPEADTTPLLTPPSTTSSEAPTATTGSRPVLTPSSAMPSHSLSSSLLLFALGLFVMSYC
- the LOC126689764 gene encoding pectinesterase-like, whose amino-acid sequence is MASKRSPLCTIFILFMLFSCSPSLASSSTSTPTFPSTICNSTPHPSFCKSNLPPNKLSTIHDYGMYYLHQSLSFAKGFLSLVKSYPIVFHSSYSISAIHTLKDCQLLADLNVDFLSKTFQTIISTNSLSSMQVEDLHTLLSATLTNQETCSDGLLELTSEFDSSLKNSLLGPLSNGTKLHSISLALFKHGWVPRTNTKSFPTERNHNMFSNMEKIMNGLFPFKLSVTGRRLLQTTLGNVLVSRTVFVNPDGSGDFTTINHAVAAAPENTDISNGYFVIYIAAGVYNEYVSIDNNKRYLMMIGEGIGRTVISGNHNNADNWTTFNSATFAVGGQGFVAKEISFRNTAGPRKAQAVAVRNGADLSTFYRCSFEGYQDTLYTHSLRQFYKECDIYGTIDFIFGNAAVVFQDCNIYLRLPLHGQCNVITAQGKTDPNQNTGTSMHLCSIRAAENLDGTKTYLGRPWKEYSTTVYTQSFMDSLINSKGWLTWNDSGFALNTLYYGEYDNKGLGSVTSARVTWHGYHVMNRKQAYYFTVCNFIHGYKWLPAIQGPYTCGLL